aaatattcattctgTTTGCATCAATTCAACATAAATCAATGAACAATAGCCTAATATTCAATTagatattgttatattatcataatatagCCAAATTGATTGTAATTAGTAAGGAAAACGAGAGGAGTGATAACTTTATATTactaaatcttttaaaaatttatatgctttgaataaaaattcttgaattcTTGTTTAGGGAAAACTACTTTGGAtcatcttattttaataaatgcctAACAGAAACATTAAATAGGCACGACGagcaagataaatataatgagTTAATGAAGAAGCtccataatttataatcaaattttcatagtttatcatttttcttgatatattttattcttttccacACTCATCACATACGatataagttaatatttaataataataatcttctaTGGGGATCGTTTCAAATTATTACTTCAAATATGTACTTCAAAGTATATAATAGTCTCTTATTAAGTTGTTATTGAATCCTCAagacataatataattatttaattataaggCGTCGAATCGCTATATTGatgtttttgattattttctaattaaaaattttgctttgaaagaatataataaaaagaaatattaaattcagaaattattcattatttttcaaaattaatgaatagtGGCCACACAAATTGATATTAGGtcttaagaatttttttagcaaaatatcacgttataaaaattaaatattacattctaaAAGATATCGACACAATACAAGATATAacgcaatataatataatataatgacgtaaaattatatgatcgAATAATGTTTGTATAGAAGTATTATACCAATGTATCATTTTGACAGGGccaaaattttacaaacataaTGGATTTTATTGGCATAATGGACAACATATGGGCTGCAAAAAGCGGTTCattgcttttattatataaatatttatagatcaaTCATATCATGCACTAATGGATTTAgcttttaaatcataaatcaATCTCAATAAATCATTACGCTTTTGTGGGACCATTTTTGTAACTACACTACAATCACAATCGGTTATCTTAGAAGCCCTTAGAACATATCTGGATATTACATCGGCCAAACACAAGACAAATAAACCACAATCATAGCTATTATTTTGTTGAGGACAATTCATTTCAGTATATCTTGCCTCTTGTTTACCaagaaaatatcttattatgtTTTGCGCAAATTTTTTCGCAATAGAACTGTTAATATTGCATGAGGAATCAAAATGATAACACATTTCTTCTGTACGAGAATATATCAGTAAGCTCCAATGTGAGCCACCTGCCTCAATGCTATCACAGTCGTTTAGAGGGAAGAACAAGAAGTCATAACTTTTTGCATCAATAGGATcaagaaatatatgatattgtGAAAAATCCTGCATCTTTAACAACTGAGCCACACCAGGacctataaataataactgacttttaccatttttcttatattgttggtctaaatattcaaaataaaatcctATTATGATGTCGTTAAGCCAGTCATTTTTCTTCAACAAGGAGACATCTGATGATCTAAGTAGATAATCATGATAACTCAATACAACATCATCTGAACTTGTTGAATGTGCACCATCAGGTAACTGTCTCGAATATTCAGGCAAAATCGGCATACTGAATATCACTGAAATCAAAGATTttcgtgtaaaaaatataattatataaaaaataactttgtattaaatatttattttcttgtaaaataaagaaacttaCATTGACAATCAAGAtgagtaaaatttcaaagcaACAGAAAAAGTCATGtatcaatatttgtttgtttttccTTCTGGGcacttttataatacaataccaCTCTTATCTCGCTAACTTTTCTTCCTTGAaatcttctattttattccttacatttttttatcattgaatattacatattaatgtcATAATGGCATTTTTAAACTCCATTTGTATTCAATGTTATTGATGAACTTATGACCTAAACATTCAGGTTGCACGGTTATTGACAGTTGTTCACGAAGAGGTTATAACACTCATTTTGTGAGTTTTAGAACGCAAGATTGTTCTCGTATAATTCTGGTttgtaaaacttataaaaaagtattacaatttttatgaactacatattgtatttaaatatctgcTTGTATTATGACTgttgaataaacaaatttaaaactatattttcattgattataatatttaatatttaaaaagatccTTTAcgatttatgttttataatgataaactgcatattattttactgcatataaatagttataatttgaatatttgtggtattttacataattaaaagtgGACTAGTTCAATGGTATAAgatgtacaatttattaaagatacaaGTTTCTttgttatgaaaaaatatatatacatatcatctatttatacatatatattatattaaatctctatatttaaatatttttaaagaaatgttcAACATGTAATCACttccatataaaaataatactttctattacaaatatatacaaattctgttttctttatataataaaaaaatcatatgtAATTTTCTTGGAATAAAcatgaatcataaaataaattttttttgccatTGCTAACGTTCGATGAGTTAACTAATGTACTTTTTACGTAGGTACATCTCTACGTAAATGAAGAATTGTAAAATgttactgttatatttttgctgaataatgataagtataataaaatagtaaaaagtactaagtaatattatacttatatatctGCATACAAAAGTTAAGAGTATCAATCAGGAAGTATTAGAGATATTatcttaaagaaatataaccATTTGGTTTATCTTATAGATAATGCTTTACtagcattttatttcatacataATGAGTCTGTAATATTGCTTATACTTTTTACTATTTGGTATGGTACATAATAAATgtcaatttacaaaaatatcgaccAATATCTCTGTGATCGATCCGTACTGATTTTGTGCAAATTGTTAAAGcctttaaaatcaaaaaaatataatgctacgcaatatataaaatataaaaatataatttataaagatatatccAACACTCTGTTCATAGGCGTTCTTCAGCGACGTGATACTTCTTACCATTTTCACAGAGGACTGTATAAAATGGTTTCAATAGACTAAGATCAGAAAAAAAGCAGGAACTTCCTTCTAGTAAAATCTTGCATGTGAAATCCAATTTCATGTGCACCTCATATTTCTCGTCCCATCCAATTATCACACCTATATCCATTTGACTATATTCGCTCcttagaaaatattcagtattA
This genomic window from Linepithema humile isolate Giens D197 chromosome 5, Lhum_UNIL_v1.0, whole genome shotgun sequence contains:
- the LOC105671018 gene encoding sentrin-specific protease 8-like is translated as MPILPEYSRQLPDGAHSTSSDDVVLSYHDYLLRSSDVSLLKKNDWLNDIIIGFYFEYLDQQYKKNGKSQLLFIGPGVAQLLKMQDFSQYHIFLDPIDAKSYDFLFFPLNDCDSIEAGGSHWSLLIYSRTEEMCYHFDSSCNINSSIAKKFAQNIIRYFLGKQEARYTEMNCPQQNNSYDCGLFVLCLADVISRYVLRASKITDCDCSVVTKMVPQKRNDLLRLIYDLKAKSISA